The Streptomyces sp. DH-12 genome has a window encoding:
- a CDS encoding transposase family protein: MVIYPAALDLPHALVEWVTMLIVTREGDRRCKLRPSQRAMVALVYLREHVTLAKIAAGFGISESTAHAYTSTVIHLLAERAPGLLKVLREAGPDFVLLDGTLAECDRVGDSRADYSHKHRRHGVNVQVVTDPGGRLLWLSPALPGRAHDLTAARTHRIIRICERQGVALLADLAYQGGGPWLTTGIKRKPLQELTPTEKTVNRALAATRAPVERGVARLKSWRIFRRSRCSPNRMTSIAKAVLTLERQR; this comes from the coding sequence TTGGTCATCTATCCTGCCGCACTCGACCTGCCCCACGCCCTGGTCGAGTGGGTCACCATGCTCATCGTCACCCGTGAGGGCGACCGGCGCTGCAAGCTCCGCCCGTCTCAGCGCGCGATGGTGGCACTGGTGTACCTGCGCGAACACGTCACCCTGGCGAAGATCGCTGCCGGGTTCGGGATCAGCGAGTCCACCGCCCACGCCTACACCAGCACAGTCATCCACCTGCTCGCCGAACGCGCGCCGGGCCTGCTGAAGGTCCTGCGCGAGGCCGGCCCCGACTTCGTCCTGCTGGACGGCACCCTCGCCGAGTGCGACCGGGTCGGCGACTCACGCGCGGACTACTCCCACAAGCACCGCCGGCACGGGGTAAACGTGCAGGTGGTCACCGATCCGGGCGGCCGGCTGCTGTGGCTCTCACCCGCGCTGCCGGGCCGAGCGCACGACCTGACCGCCGCCCGCACCCACCGGATCATCCGCATCTGCGAGCGCCAGGGTGTCGCCCTCCTGGCCGATCTCGCCTACCAGGGCGGCGGCCCCTGGCTGACCACGGGCATCAAACGCAAACCGCTGCAGGAACTCACCCCCACCGAGAAGACCGTCAACCGGGCCCTGGCCGCAACGCGGGCACCGGTCGAACGCGGCGTCGCCCGCCTGAAGTCCTGGCGCATCTTCCGCAGGTCCCGGTGCAGCCCCAACCGCATGACGTCAATCGCCAAAGCCGTCCTCACCCTGGAGCGGCAGCGCTGA